TACCCTAAAACTTAGAATTTATGATACTTTCATATATTAAGTAAACATAGTAAACATAATTTTATATATATAATATAAAATATATAAATTATAGGGTGTATAGGTGTATATTTCGCCTATACACATACATATACGCCATGATTATATATGTCTATACGCGTACATGTGACCTTTGTTTATCTTTAAAATTTTAGGAGAAAAATATGAGAGAAAAAGAAATAGAAAAATACTTGAGAGAAGAAATTAAAAAGCTAGGAGGGATAGCATATAAATTTACAAGTCCAGGTAATTCAGGAGTACCAGACAGATTGGTTTTGTTACCGTGTGGAGTAGTGGCTTTTGTGGAACTTAAAGCACCTGGAGGAAAGACAACAGCTATCCAAGACAGGCAAATAGCAAGAATACAGAAATTAGACTTTGATGTATATATCGTAGATTCAAAATTCAAAGTAGATTGCTTTATACAAGATATGCAAAGAAGAATAGGGGATTACTAAAAGGAGGTAGTGCTAATGAAATTCATACCTCATGGGTATCAGCAATACTGCATAGACAGAATGCTGACTGATGATAAATTAGGGCTTATGTTAGATATGGGACTTGGAAAAACAGTTATAACATTATCAGCTATAGCAGATCTTAGGTTCAATAGATTTTTAATAAATAAAGTCCTGGTAATAGCACCCAAGAAAGTGGCAGAAGCTACGTGGAGTAAAGAAGCAGAAAAATGGGACCATTTGAAATTGCTTAGAATAGTGCCGATATTAGGGAGCA
Above is a window of Fusobacterium varium DNA encoding:
- a CDS encoding VRR-NUC domain, with the protein product MREKEIEKYLREEIKKLGGIAYKFTSPGNSGVPDRLVLLPCGVVAFVELKAPGGKTTAIQDRQIARIQKLDFDVYIVDSKFKVDCFIQDMQRRIGDY